A window of the Gorilla gorilla gorilla isolate KB3781 chromosome 8, NHGRI_mGorGor1-v2.1_pri, whole genome shotgun sequence genome harbors these coding sequences:
- the DDIT4 gene encoding DNA damage-inducible transcript 4 protein, whose product MPSLWDRFSSSSTSSSPSSLSRTPTPDRPPRSAWGSAAREEGFDRSTSLESSDCESLDSSNSGFGPEEDTAYLDGVSLPDFELLSDPEDEHLCANLMQLLQESLAQARLGSRRPARLLMPSQLVSQVGKELLRLAYSEPCGLRGALLDVCVEQGKSCHSVGQLALDPSLVPTFQLTLVLRLDSRLWPKIQGLFSSANSPFLPGFSQSLTLSTGFRVIKKKLYSSEQLLIEEC is encoded by the exons ATGCCTAGCCTTTGGGACCGCTTCTCCTCGTCGTCCACCTCCTCTTCGCCCTCGTCCTTGTCCCGAACTCCCACCCCAGATCGGCCGCCGCGCTCAGCCTGGGGGTCGGCGGCCCGGGAGGAGGGGTTTGACCGCTCCACGAGCCTGGAGAGCTCGGACTGCGAGTCCCTGGACAGCAGCAACAGTGGCTTCGGGCCGGAGGAAG ACACGGCTTACCTGGATGGGGTGTCGTTGCCCGACTTCGAGCTGCTCAGTGACCCTGAGGATGAACACCTGTGTGCCAACCTGATGCAGCTGCTGCAGGAGAGCCTGGCCCAGGCGCGGCTGGGCTCTCGACGCCCTGCGCGCCTGCTGATGCCTAGCCAGTTGGTAAGCCAGGTGGGCAAAGaactactgcgcctggcctacagcGAGCCGTGCGGCCTGCGGGGGGCGCTGCTGGACGTCTGCGTGGAGCAGGGCAAGAGCTGCCACAGCGTGGGCCAGCTGGCACTCGACCCCAGCCTGGTGCCCACCTTCCAGCTGACCCTCGTGCTGCGCCTGGACTCACGACTCTGGCCCAAGATCCAGGGGCTCTTTAGCTCCGCcaactctcccttccttcctggcttcagccagtccctgaCGCTGAGCACTGGCTTCCGAGTCATCAAGAAGAAGCTGTACAGCTCGGAACAGCTGCTCATTGAGGAGTGTTGA